In Methanofollis aquaemaris, the genomic window TCTTTTCCAAAGAGCATCACCTGGCGGGCATAGCGGTCCGTCTCTCCGGCCGACACCTTCTCATGCCTCCCGACGATCGTCCTGCCAGGGAGACAGGCCGCGGCGTTGCCGGTAGTCGTTGATCGCCGCGTGGATCCCCTCCTCGGCCAGCACTGAGCAGTGGAGTTTCTGGGGCGGCAGGCCGTCGAGGGCCTCGGCGACCGCTCTGTTCGAGAGGGCCCATGCCTCCTCCAGGTCTCGACCCTTGATCAGGTCGGTTGCCATGCTTGAGGAGGCGATCGCCGCCCCGCACCCGAAGGTCTGGAACTTCACGTCGGTGACGACGTTCTCTTTCACCTTCAGGTAGATCTTCATGATGTCGCCGCAGGCGGGGTTGCCCACCTCGCCGACGCCGTCGGCGTCAGGGATCTCGCCCTGATTTCTTGGGTTCATGAAATGGTCCATTACTTTTTCGTTATACATAGTTTCACCTGGTCCTCAGTTCAGGGGGTGTCAACGGGGACATGTCCCGTAGTCTCTGGACGATGCCGGGGACGACCTCCAGCACGCGCTCGACCTCCTTCTCAGTGGTCTCTTCTCCCAGGGTGAGGCGCAGCGAGCCGTGGGCCTCTTCGGCCGGGAGACCGCAGGCGAGGAGGACGTGCGAGGGGTCGAGAGACGCCGACGAACAGGCGCTTCCGGTCGATGCAGCGATTCCATGGGCATCGAGCAGGAGAAGGATCGACTCTCCCTCGATATATTCGAAGGCCACATTGACGTTGTTTGGCAGGCGTTCGGTCGGGTGGCCGTTGAGCCTGGTGTGCGGGATCTCCAGGAGTTTGCCGATCAGGCGGTCCCGCATCCTGGCGATCTTCGCGGCGCGGCCGGGTATGTCTCTCGTCGCCCGTTCGATCGCCGCGCCCAGGCCGACGACGCCGGGGACATTCTCAGTCCCGGCCCGCCGGCCGCGTTCCTGCGCCCCGCCATGGATGAGAGGGTCGAGCCGTACGCCTTTCCTGACATAGAGCGCCCCGGTCCCTTTGGGGCCCGCGAACTTGTGGCCGGAGAGGGAGAGGAGGTCGATCTGCATCGCGTCGACGTCGATCGGGACCTGGCCGACGGCCTGGACGGCGTCGGTGTGGAAGAGGACACCGTGTTTGTGGGCGATCGCGCCGATCGCGGCGATGGGCTGGATGGTGCCGATCTCGTTGTTGGCCGTCATCACCGAGATGAGGATGGTCTGGTCGGTGATCGCCTCTTCGACCGCGGCCGGGTCGACCATGCCGTACCGGTCGACCGGGAGGTAGGTGACCGAGAAACCCTGCTTCTCCAGCCACTCGCAGGTGTGGAGGACGGCATGGTGTTCGATGACGGTCGTGATGATGTGGGTGCCTTTGTTCTTATGGGCGAAGGCAACCCCTTTCAGTGCCCAGTTGTCCGACTCGGTCCCGCCCGAGGTGAAGAAGATCTCCCTGGGCGAGGCGCCGAGGGCGGCGGCGACCTGCTCGCGGGCACGGGCCACCGCCTCCTTCGACCTGGCCGCGATCTCGTACAATGACGAGGGGTTGCCGAACTGTTCGGTGAAATAGGGAAGCATCGCTTTGACGACCTCCGGGTGGGTGGGGGCCGTCGCTGCGTGGTCCATATAGATGAATGTGTCTGGAACCATTCTGTACCTCTCCTGTATCCTGCGTGCCGGGGCACGGTCAGGTGCATGTGCTCCTGCAGACAAAGGTATTATGTGTCACGGGGGCGAATTCACAATTGTGAATGTATCCTTAACGTCACATTCCGACCATTTTAATGTTGTGATACCATGAAGTTGCCATGTCAGGTGATCGTCTGGGACGTCCTGCCGGCCATCAGGGCGGCGATCGCAGAAGAACTTGTTGAATGCGGGGCCTCGCAGCAGGAGATCGCACAGATGATGGGGATCGCTCCTTCTGCCGTCTCCCAGTACCTTTCCAAGAAACGTGGCTACAAGATCGTCTTTGAAGGCGAGGTGCGGGATTCGATCCGCCGGCTTGCAAAAGACCTCCATGAGGGCAGGGTCGACGACCTCTCCAGACGGATCTGCCAGATCTGCATGCAGATGCGCGAGGAGGACGAACCCTGCCGTTCCGACCTCGCCAACGATTGAGAGGGGGGGCGGCAGAAGATATATGCGGTGAGGTGACGATTGGCGGGTGTAGAGGGGCACGGTGTTATGAGAGGCATCAAAGACTGTCGTGCTGACTTCCCGCTGGCTGGAGACCTGGTCTATATGGACAGCGCCTCGGTCAGCCTCTGCCCCGAGCAGGTGATCGGTGCGGTGGCCGAGTACGACCGGCGCTATCGGGCCAATGTCGGGCGCGGCGTCCACCGGCTGACCAGGTTCGCTTCGCAGCGCTTTGAGGACGCCAGGGCGCGGGTCGCCGGGTTTATCGGCGGGCAGGCCGGGGTGACCGTGCTCACCGCCAACACGACGGCCTCGGTGAACATGGTCGCCGGCGGGATGCGCTGGCGGTCCGGCGACCGGGTGGTCACTTCCTCCGCAGAACACCACTCCAACCTCCTCCCCTGGCTGCGGCTCCGTGAACGGGGCGTGGAGGTCGAGGTCGTCGCCCCCGACCCCGACGGACTCCTCGACCCGACCGTCGTCGCGGCGGCGGTCGACGACCGGACCAGGCTGGTGGCACTCACTCATGCCTCCAACGCCCTTGGGTCGGTCCAGCCGGTCAGGGAGATCGGGCGAATCGCCCACGAACACGGCGCCCGCCTCCTGGTGGACGGAGCCCAGTCGGTCCCGCACCTTCCCGTCGATGTGGAGCGTCTCGGCTGCGACTATCTCTGTTTTTCCGGGCACAAGATGCTCGGGCCGACCGGGACCGGCATCCTCTGGATGCGGGAACCCGACCTCGACCCTCTCTTCCTGGGCGGCGGGATGATCGAGACGGTTACCTCCGACGGTTATACGCCGGCCGCGCCGCCGGCACGGTATGAGGCCGGGACGCCGCATGTCGCCGGGATGATCGGGCTGGGGCGGGCGGTCGGCTATCTCGAAGAGATCGGGATGGATGAGGTCCGCCGGCATGAAGCACACCTGACCGGCCGACTCTTCGCGGGGCTTTCAGGACTGGACCACGTCACCGTCTTTGGACCGGAAAGTCCCGAAAAACGGATCGGCGTCGTCTCCTTTGTGGTGGACGGGATGCACCCTCACGACGTGGCCCATATCCTTGACGAGGCCGCCGGGATCATGGTGCGGTCGGGCGAACACTGCTGCATGCCCCTGATGCGCCACCTCGGCCTGGCGCACGGGACGGTGCGGGCAAGTCTGTACCTCTACAACACGGCGGAGGAGGTCGACCTCCTCCTGGCCGCCGTCGAGGAGATCACGCGGATGGTGTGAGGATGTTCAGGGAAGTCCCCTGTATCAGGGTAGAAGATGAAGCGTTTGCCGGAGGGGAGCATGCGGTCGTGGAGGAGATCGCGTTCACCGTCACCGTCAACGGCCGCCAGGCCCTCACCGCCATGACCGGCCCGGCGATGCTCAGGGAGTTTGTGACCGGTTTTCTCTTCACCGAGGGGATCGTCAGGGGTCTCGACGAGATCGAGTCCATGACGATCGAAGAGCATGCCGCGAGTGTCCTGACCACCAACCCCTTCGCCATCCTGGTCTCAAAAAAGACCGTCCTCTCCGGCTGCGGGGGGACCACCTCCTTCCTCGACGGCGCCCGCCTCCCGACGGTCAGTTCTGACCTCGAGGTGACCCCGGCCATGCTGCGTGCGGCGGTGCGGGACGCCCTCACCTCAGACCTCCATGCCAGGACCGGGGGCGTGCACATCGTCGGGCTGTACGACCGTGAGGGCCGGGCCTGTCTGGCCGAGGATATCGGGCGGCACAACGCGATGGATCGCGTCATCGGGTACGGTCTACTGCACAAGATCGACTTTTCCCGCACCTTCGTGGTCTGTTCGGGCCGGATCTCATCTGAGATGGTGAGGAAGTGTCTGGTCGCCGGGGTGCCGGTGGTCGTCTCCAGGGGGGCGACGACCACGCTGGCCCTCAGGATCGCGGAGGAGGGAGGGGTGACCGTGGTCGGGTTCGCCCGCGGGCGAAAGATGAATATCTACACCAGGCCCGAGCGGGTCGCTGGCGCCCCCTCACTCGCCCGCGAGTGAGGCGAGCAGAGCGCAGGCCTGGCAGCGTCTGCCGGTCGCGGGCTCGCCGCACTCCTCGCAGCGGCCGAACCCGCCCTCCTCCAGATCTCCTTTTTCTTCCAGACAGCGGGCGACCTCCTCCCGGAGCGTGGTGTAGCCCTCCATGAACTGCACGGTCGTGCCGGGGTGACGATATTCAAGGGAAGAGAGGATGCCGCGGGCCTCCGACCTGAGGGCCCGACCGGCGTACGGACACTCGGGGAGGGGGAGAAAGAGCCCCTGCACCACGGCGTACAGGGTCACCTCTTTCTCAGGAACCTCTCCCAGCGGCTTGATCCGCGGGACAAAGGCGTCGCCCGGTATGCCGGTCCTGACGATCCGTTTCAGGTCGCCGTTGAGCACATTCATCAGCGCCGCTTCGGCCTCGTCGTCAAGGGAATGACCGGTCGCGAGTTTTGTGGCCCCGGCACGGCGGGCGGCGGTCTGGAGGGCCCGCCGGCGCAGGACGCCGCAGAGGGTGCAGGGGTGGGGGTCGGCCGGTTTCCGGAGGAAAGCATCCAGACTGCTCCCAAAGGCGTCCTCGAAAGAGACGACGATCTGCTCCACGCCGAGGTCGGCTGCGAGCGAACGCGCCGCCTTCATCGTCTCCTCGCGATACCCGGCGATCCCCTCGTCGATGGTGATCGCGACGAGCCTGACCGCGGGCCGGTCTCTGAGCAGGTGGCTGAGAAGGTACAGCAGGACCGAACTGTCCTTGCCCCCGCTCAGTCCGACGGCGATGCAGTCGCCGTCCCGGATCATGCCGGTACGCTCGATCGTCTCCTGCACCCGTCTCTCGACCGAGGCGACGAAGTGGGCGGCGCAGAGGTGGTCGCCGGTGCTGCGGACCAGGGCGACGGCGGGCGCCCCGCACCGCACGCAGGGACCGACCCCCGCCACCTTTGTCTCATCCCCCATGGACAAACCTGACGACCGTGAGTTCGTCGTCGTCGCCGACCACCGTGTCCTCCGGAACCAACCGACCGTCTCGCGAGACGAACACTTCCAGCGGGTTGATCCCGAGGGCGACGAGCACCTCCTCGACGGTGAGGCGCTCCACCGTGATCTCCCTGGTCCGGCCGTCAGGAAGATGGACCTTCATGCTCCCTCGGGGTATATGCTGTGCGGCACGCTCGTATCTTCTCTCTCATGCTCGAGTACATTCTGCATGGTTCAGGTCTTCCTTCCGGTATGATTGTTTCTTCCCATCGCCTTCGTACCGTCCCCAGTCCCAGGGTTCGTCGAGGACTCTCACCTCGGCCGCGGCCACCCCCTCCACACTCATCACCTGTGCCCGCGCCTGCCCGGCGAGGTGGCTGACAAGCGGGCACGAGGGTGTGGTCAGCACCAGGTCGACCCGTACCGAGGCGCCGATGACGACGACCTCCTTGACCAGGCCGAGGGTGACGATGTCGGTCCCGACCTCGGGATCGATCACCTGTCTGAGCGCCGCCCATACCTCAGTATGGGAGATCCCCGGGTGTAGTTCTGTTGATTCTGCCGGCGACCCCGCACGGCGCTCGAGGGCGGCAAGACGATTTTCAAGACGGTTCTGGTCTTCAAGGAGCCTGCTGATCACCCTGAGCGCGGGGTCGGGGAGGTCGCCGTGGTCGAGGCGGTCTGAGGACGCACCTGACCTGGGCCCGGCGATCCTGGCAGGGACGCCGACGACGGTGGCGCCGGGCGGGACCGGGCGGACGACGACCGAACCGGCCCCGACCTTTGCCTCGCGCCCGACCGTGATCGGGCCCAGCACCATCGCCCCCGACCCCAGGACCGCGCCGTCCTCCACCGTGGGGTGACGTTTCCCCTTTGCAAGAGACGTGCCGCCAAGGACCACGCCCATGTAGATGAGCACGTCGTCGCCCACGCTGGCGGTCTCGCCGATCACCACGCCCGCACCATGGTCGATGAAGACCCGCCGCCCGATCGTCGCCCCGGGATGGATCTCGATCCCGGTGAACATCCGTGCGAGATGGGAGATGCACCTGGCCGCAAGGAAGAACCGGTGTTCCCAGAGGACGTGGGCGAACCGGTGGACCCAGAGGGCGTGGAGGCCCGGATAACAGAGAAGCACCTCCGGCACCGAGCGGGCGGCGGGGTCCTTTGCAAAGACGGTCCTGATATCTTCCCTGATCCTCACCGTCCCCGCCTCCTCTACTCCTCAAAGAGCGAGGTGCTCAGGTATCGCTCGCCGGTGTCGGGGAGGACGGCGACGATCACCTTTTCCCGGTTCTCGGGTCTGGCCGCGACCTGCAGGGCGGCATGCACGGCCGCACCGGAGGAGATACCGGCAAGGATCCCCTCCTCCCTGGCAAGACGGCGGGTCGTCGCGGCGGCGTCGGCACTTTTCACCGCCACCACCTCGTCGATGAGGTCGGTCCTCAGCACCTCGGGTACGAACCCGGCGCCGATCCCCTGGATCTGGTGCGGGCCCGGCGTCCCGCCCGTGAGGACCGCGGACTCTGCGGGTTCGACGGCGACCGCACGGAATGAAGGTTTTTTTCTCTTGAGGGCGGCGGCGATCCCGGTGAGCGTCCCCCCGGTCCCGACCCCGGCCACCACCATATCCACGGCGCCGCCGGTGTCTCGCCAGATCTCTTCTGCGGTCGTGTGCATGTGGGCGGCCGGGTTTGCAGGGTTTGCAAACTGTCCGGCAACGAGGTAGGCGCCGGGGTCAGAGGCTGCGAGCGCCTCGGCCTCTCTGACCGCCCCGGCCATCCCGTCTTCTCCGGCGGTGAGGACGATCTCTGCACCGAGGGCGGCCATCAGCCGCCGGCGTTCGATGCTCATCGTCTCCGGCATGAAGATGACCAGGCGGTAGCCCCTGGCCGCACAGACGCCGGCAAGCCCGATGCCGGTGTTCCCGCTCGTCGCCTCAAGGACCGTCACCCCCTTTCGAAGTCTCCCGGTCTGCTCCGCCTCCTCGATGATGGCCAGGGCGACCCGGTCTTTCACACTCCCCATCGGATTGAAGGACTCCACTTTGACCAGCACCTCAGCCTGGAGGCCGGCGGCCAATCTCTTCAGAGTGACCAGCGGGGTATGACCGATCGTCGCGGTGATGTCTGGATATATTGTCTTCATGGTGTGCTCACGTCCGGCTCCGGCCCGCATTCACAATTGTGAAAAGGTATTAACAATTGTGAATTATATGCCTTGCGGCCGGCACGGCACCGTCGCCGGTGCCTCCGCAACCACAACATTCACAACCACGCAACCCATTACCGGCACCAGTGGGAAGAGAGCGGGAAAGAATCGGGAGCAGGTGATAGGATGAACCAGACCATTCAGGACGAGATCGCACGCCTGAAGAGAGAGCAGGGCGCCGTGATCATCGCACACAATTATCAGATCCCCGAGGTCCAGGATATCGCCGACCTTGTCGGCGACTCCCTCGAACTTGCACGCGCCGCCGCCGGACTCGAAGAAGAGACGATCGTCTTCTGCGGTGTCGATTTCATGGCCGAGACCGCCGCGGTCCTCGCCCCCGAGAAACGGGTGCTCCTCCCTGCCGTCGACGCCCTCTGCCCGATGGCCCGGATGGTCACCGCAGGCGAGGTGCGGTCCCTCAGAGGACGGTACCCGGAGGCCGAGGTGGCCTGTTATGTGAACACCCCGGCAGAGGTGAAGGCCGAGAGCGACATCTGCTGCACCTCGGCCAATGCCGTGGCGGTGGTCGAGTCGCTGGACGCCGACCAGGTGATCTTCGTGCCCGACCGGAACCTCGGCCGGTACGTCGCACGCTTCACCGCCAAGGAGATCCTCCCCTGGGAGGGGTTCTGTTATGTTCACGACCGGATGACGGTCGAGGACATTGACCGGGCAAGGGAGACGCACCCCGACGCCGAGGTGCTCGTCCACCCCGAGTGCCGGCCAGAGGTGATCGATGCCGCCGACCATGTCTTCTCCACCTCAGGGATGGTCAGGCATGTCTGCTCGTCGCCGGGGGAGGAGTTCGTCATCGGGACCGAGAACGGGATCCTGTACCCGATGCAGAAGAAATGTCCGGGGAAGCGCTGTTACCCTCTCTCCGAGCAGGCCATCTGTGTCAATATGAAAAAGACCGACCTCCCCCTGGTCAGGAAAGCGCTGGAACGCCTGGAACCCAGGGTCACCGTCCCGCCTGAGATCGCCGACCGGGCGCGGGCGGCCATCGAACGGATGCTGGCACTGTGAAAACCGATCCCCCCGCCTCTCACCAGACCGCCAGCAGCACCACCGCCATCACTCCCATCCCGAGGACCAGGCCGTAGACCGCAAGGTGCGCCTCCCCGTACTCCCTGGCCGCGGGGAGAAGTTCGTCGACGGCGACAAAGACCATGATCCCCGCGACCGCGGCGAAGAGAATGCCGAGCACCGCACCGCTGAGATAAGGGAGGAGAACGAAAAGGGCAACCACCGCCCCGGCGGGCTCTGCAAGTCCTGAAAGAAGGGAGTACATGAAGGCCGTCCGCCTGTTCCCGGTCGCATAATAGATCGGCACCGAGACGGCGATACCTTCCGGGATGTTGTGGATGGCGATGGCGACGGCGATCGCCACCCCGATGTTGAGGTCGAGGAGAGCGCTGGAGAAGGTGGCCATCCCCTCGGGCATGTTGTGGATGGTGATCGCCGCGGCGGTAATGAGACCGGTGCGGTACAGCCCGTCCGACTCCCTGCACTTCCTCCCCTCGACTTCGCAGATCGCCTCGACTCTCCGCGCCTCGTGCGGGTTCTGCGGGTAGGGAACGACCCGGTCGATGAGGGCGATCACACCCACGCCGCCGAAGAACGCAGCGGTCGCGAGCGGCGGTCGCGAGCGGCGGCCCCGCCGTCTCCATGGCGCCGGCCAGGAGTTCGACAAAGGAGACATAGAGCATCACCCCGGCAGAGAACCCGAGGGCGGCCGAGAGAAAACGAGTGCTTGTCTGGCGGGTGAAGAAGGCCATCAGGCTCCCGACTCCGGTCGAGAGCCCGGCCACCAGGGTCAGCCCGAAGGCCACAAGGAAAGACGTCGGGTCGGTCATCATCTGGACGCCTCCTGATCGTCTGCCCTGTTCTAAAACTCACCGGTGGCGCTTCTCAAAATGGAACTTCTTGCAGAATGCGGAGAAACGCTCACGCGCGTCGAATGAGTTGTTTTTTCCATCCTTGAAAAATTCCACCAGCACCCCGATCTGTTCGATGGTCTCGGGATGGAGTTCGTGTTCCATGAAACAGGCGTCTTTGTCGGCGACCATTTCAGGCACCTCGATGAGCATCAGGAAGGACTTGAGGGTGTCGTGCCTGGACTTGATCACCCAGGCGACCTTCTCCCCCTCAGGCTTGAGCGTCACTCCCTCGTAGCGCCTGTACTCGACCAGATCCATCCGGTCGAGTTTCTGGAACATCTCCACCACGCTTGAGGGACTGATCTCGAGTTCGCCGGCGACGTCCTTGGTCCTGGCATAGCCTTTCTCAAGAGAGACATTGAGGATGGCCTCAAGATAATCTTCAGCTTTTCTGGTGAGGGCGGTCACGCCGTGTACCTTTACCATGCTTCATCAAAAAGGTTGTTCAGGCCCCCTGCCTCTGGTCGAGGAGGAGCCAGGCGACAATGAGCGTGAAGGGAAGGAGGAGGATCGCCGGAGCGTACGGGGGTGCGAACCCTCCGATGAACCCTCCGAGCGAGTTGAAGAAGGCCTCGCTTTCCTCTCCCGCCGGGATGCCGCTGCAGATCATACCGAAGATGTCGCATCCGGCGATCAGCCAGACCATGATCACGCCCAGCACCGCGGTGGCACGCTGGTCGAGGTCGCCGAGGGAGCGGGCGCCTGCAAGCATGAGCACCCCGCCAAGGACGACGACCAGGCCGCCCCAGGCCCAGCGGAAGAAGTCGTCGCCGGTGATCTCAAGGATGCCGATACTGATCGGCCCGGTGCTGCCCGCCCAGACAAGGACGTCGGCAAGGCCGAGGACAAGGGCGGCCGCCCCGACGAGGGCGGCACTGATGGATGCAATGGTATATGATGTCTTCATTTATGCCACCCCCAGGAGGATGCCGATGCCGTGGATCACTCCGCCATAGACGAATACGACCACGACAAGGGCCGCAATGGCGGCCAGGAGCTGCTTCCAGCCTTCACGGAGCATGACCACAAAAGTGGCCACGCACGGGAAGTAGATGGATACCAGGACGACCGAGGTGATCATCTGGTACGGGGTCATGGCGATGGTGGAGAGTTGTGCGACCGCGAGATCCTTTCTGAGGAAGGCGGCGATCAGCGGCCCGACTGTCTCGGACGGCACCCCGAACCAGGTGACAAAGATGGGTGCCAGCGCCGTGGCAAGTGCCTGGATGACGCCGAGAAGATACAGGACGTTGACGATGAGGATACCGAACAGGACAAAGGGTACCGCTTCCTTGAGGAACCCTTTCGTCCGGTTCCAGAGTTTCTTCGCCACATTCTCGCGGACCGGCCACCGGTACGGCGGGACGTCGATGAGGATCTCTGGATTCTCCCCTGGTATCAAGCGGTCGAGGAGGAACCCGAAGACCGCAAAACCGGCGAGCAGATACAGGATCACCCAGCCCACCGATTCGGGGATGACGGCGAGCATGATCCCGAGCTGCGCCCCGCACGGGACGAAGATCGCGAGGAGCGTCATCATCAGGAACCGCTGTTTTTTCGTCTCCAGCACCCTGGTTGCCGTGACGGCCGGGACATTGCA contains:
- the nifU gene encoding Fe-S cluster assembly scaffold protein NifU, translated to MYNEKVMDHFMNPRNQGEIPDADGVGEVGNPACGDIMKIYLKVKENVVTDVKFQTFGCGAAIASSSMATDLIKGRDLEEAWALSNRAVAEALDGLPPQKLHCSVLAEEGIHAAINDYRQRRGLSPWQDDRREA
- the nifS gene encoding cysteine desulfurase NifS, which produces MVPDTFIYMDHAATAPTHPEVVKAMLPYFTEQFGNPSSLYEIAARSKEAVARAREQVAAALGASPREIFFTSGGTESDNWALKGVAFAHKNKGTHIITTVIEHHAVLHTCEWLEKQGFSVTYLPVDRYGMVDPAAVEEAITDQTILISVMTANNEIGTIQPIAAIGAIAHKHGVLFHTDAVQAVGQVPIDVDAMQIDLLSLSGHKFAGPKGTGALYVRKGVRLDPLIHGGAQERGRRAGTENVPGVVGLGAAIERATRDIPGRAAKIARMRDRLIGKLLEIPHTRLNGHPTERLPNNVNVAFEYIEGESILLLLDAHGIAASTGSACSSASLDPSHVLLACGLPAEEAHGSLRLTLGEETTEKEVERVLEVVPGIVQRLRDMSPLTPPELRTR
- a CDS encoding transcriptional regulator — encoded protein: MKLPCQVIVWDVLPAIRAAIAEELVECGASQQEIAQMMGIAPSAVSQYLSKKRGYKIVFEGEVRDSIRRLAKDLHEGRVDDLSRRICQICMQMREEDEPCRSDLAND
- a CDS encoding aminotransferase class V-fold PLP-dependent enzyme, whose product is MRGIKDCRADFPLAGDLVYMDSASVSLCPEQVIGAVAEYDRRYRANVGRGVHRLTRFASQRFEDARARVAGFIGGQAGVTVLTANTTASVNMVAGGMRWRSGDRVVTSSAEHHSNLLPWLRLRERGVEVEVVAPDPDGLLDPTVVAAAVDDRTRLVALTHASNALGSVQPVREIGRIAHEHGARLLVDGAQSVPHLPVDVERLGCDYLCFSGHKMLGPTGTGILWMREPDLDPLFLGGGMIETVTSDGYTPAAPPARYEAGTPHVAGMIGLGRAVGYLEEIGMDEVRRHEAHLTGRLFAGLSGLDHVTVFGPESPEKRIGVVSFVVDGMHPHDVAHILDEAAGIMVRSGEHCCMPLMRHLGLAHGTVRASLYLYNTAEEVDLLLAAVEEITRMV
- the fdhD gene encoding formate dehydrogenase accessory sulfurtransferase FdhD — its product is MFREVPCIRVEDEAFAGGEHAVVEEIAFTVTVNGRQALTAMTGPAMLREFVTGFLFTEGIVRGLDEIESMTIEEHAASVLTTNPFAILVSKKTVLSGCGGTTSFLDGARLPTVSSDLEVTPAMLRAAVRDALTSDLHARTGGVHIVGLYDREGRACLAEDIGRHNAMDRVIGYGLLHKIDFSRTFVVCSGRISSEMVRKCLVAGVPVVVSRGATTTLALRIAEEGGVTVVGFARGRKMNIYTRPERVAGAPSLARE
- a CDS encoding TIGR00269 family protein; amino-acid sequence: MGDETKVAGVGPCVRCGAPAVALVRSTGDHLCAAHFVASVERRVQETIERTGMIRDGDCIAVGLSGGKDSSVLLYLLSHLLRDRPAVRLVAITIDEGIAGYREETMKAARSLAADLGVEQIVVSFEDAFGSSLDAFLRKPADPHPCTLCGVLRRRALQTAARRAGATKLATGHSLDDEAEAALMNVLNGDLKRIVRTGIPGDAFVPRIKPLGEVPEKEVTLYAVVQGLFLPLPECPYAGRALRSEARGILSSLEYRHPGTTVQFMEGYTTLREEVARCLEEKGDLEEGGFGRCEECGEPATGRRCQACALLASLAGE
- the thiS gene encoding sulfur carrier protein ThiS, whose protein sequence is MKVHLPDGRTREITVERLTVEEVLVALGINPLEVFVSRDGRLVPEDTVVGDDDELTVVRFVHGG
- the cysE gene encoding serine O-acetyltransferase, which produces MRIREDIRTVFAKDPAARSVPEVLLCYPGLHALWVHRFAHVLWEHRFFLAARCISHLARMFTGIEIHPGATIGRRVFIDHGAGVVIGETASVGDDVLIYMGVVLGGTSLAKGKRHPTVEDGAVLGSGAMVLGPITVGREAKVGAGSVVVRPVPPGATVVGVPARIAGPRSGASSDRLDHGDLPDPALRVISRLLEDQNRLENRLAALERRAGSPAESTELHPGISHTEVWAALRQVIDPEVGTDIVTLGLVKEVVVIGASVRVDLVLTTPSCPLVSHLAGQARAQVMSVEGVAAAEVRVLDEPWDWGRYEGDGKKQSYRKEDLNHAECTRA
- the cysK gene encoding cysteine synthase A, with the translated sequence MKTIYPDITATIGHTPLVTLKRLAAGLQAEVLVKVESFNPMGSVKDRVALAIIEEAEQTGRLRKGVTVLEATSGNTGIGLAGVCAARGYRLVIFMPETMSIERRRLMAALGAEIVLTAGEDGMAGAVREAEALAASDPGAYLVAGQFANPANPAAHMHTTAEEIWRDTGGAVDMVVAGVGTGGTLTGIAAALKRKKPSFRAVAVEPAESAVLTGGTPGPHQIQGIGAGFVPEVLRTDLIDEVVAVKSADAAATTRRLAREEGILAGISSGAAVHAALQVAARPENREKVIVAVLPDTGERYLSTSLFEE
- the nadA gene encoding quinolinate synthase NadA; the encoded protein is MNQTIQDEIARLKREQGAVIIAHNYQIPEVQDIADLVGDSLELARAAAGLEEETIVFCGVDFMAETAAVLAPEKRVLLPAVDALCPMARMVTAGEVRSLRGRYPEAEVACYVNTPAEVKAESDICCTSANAVAVVESLDADQVIFVPDRNLGRYVARFTAKEILPWEGFCYVHDRMTVEDIDRARETHPDAEVLVHPECRPEVIDAADHVFSTSGMVRHVCSSPGEEFVIGTENGILYPMQKKCPGKRCYPLSEQAICVNMKKTDLPLVRKALERLEPRVTVPPEIADRARAAIERMLAL
- the zupT gene encoding zinc transporter ZupT, encoding MSPLSNSWPAPWRRRGRRSRPPLATAAFFGGVGVIALIDRVVPYPQNPHEARRVEAICEVEGRKCRESDGLYRTGLITAAAITIHNMPEGMATFSSALLDLNIGVAIAVAIAIHNIPEGIAVSVPIYYATGNRRTAFMYSLLSGLAEPAGAVVALFVLLPYLSGAVLGILFAAVAGIMVFVAVDELLPAAREYGEAHLAVYGLVLGMGVMAVVLLAVW
- a CDS encoding metal-dependent transcriptional regulator, which translates into the protein MVKVHGVTALTRKAEDYLEAILNVSLEKGYARTKDVAGELEISPSSVVEMFQKLDRMDLVEYRRYEGVTLKPEGEKVAWVIKSRHDTLKSFLMLIEVPEMVADKDACFMEHELHPETIEQIGVLVEFFKDGKNNSFDARERFSAFCKKFHFEKRHR
- a CDS encoding nucleoside recognition domain-containing protein, which codes for MELTSDQRWEIVERVASKVVSTGTSQRSLADALGDLTVKPLTGLPVALAVLYAFWSIFSSFAGDLVTDGFMVKLFDNHWLPWLQSAWPDPNSVLYFLFVGDPLADNCFEAFGVLSSGLFVSIGVVLPAVLIFYLTMTLLEDSGYLPRLAVLADTFLHKIGLHGYAIVPTILGLGCNVPAVTATRVLETKKQRFLMMTLLAIFVPCGAQLGIMLAVIPESVGWVILYLLAGFAVFGFLLDRLIPGENPEILIDVPPYRWPVRENVAKKLWNRTKGFLKEAVPFVLFGILIVNVLYLLGVIQALATALAPIFVTWFGVPSETVGPLIAAFLRKDLAVAQLSTIAMTPYQMITSVVLVSIYFPCVATFVVMLREGWKQLLAAIAALVVVVFVYGGVIHGIGILLGVA